GCGTCCCGAAGTCGCGGTCGGGTTCGTGGATACAGACGCCGTACTCGTGGTCTCCGAGGATCTCCATCGCGCGGTCCCGCCAGGCGACCGGGCCGTCGAAGTCGGTGGGGTCGAGCGCCGCGAGAATCCGCTCTGCGTTGTGTGCCTGCTCGATCCCGCGTTCGGGGTCGCCGTCGAGGTCGAAGCGCTCGCCGTCGATCCCGACGTTGACGACGACGTGGACGCCGGGATCCAGTCGTCGCACCCGCAGGTCGCCGTCCCACTCGAAGAGGTAGGCCGCGGGCTCGCCGTCGCGTCCCCGACCGCGGCCGTCGGCGACGACGAGGTTGAAGCCGTTGTACGTGTCTGATTCGACCGCGGGTTCGACGACCGCCCGAGCGCCGTCGGCGCTCTCGGTCCGGAGGACGTCGCGGACGAGCTGGCCCCGGGAGCGCTCGCCGCCGTCCTCGATACGGACCCAGCGGTTCGTCAGGCCCGCGAAGACGCCGCGCTCGTTGTAGCCGATCCAGGTCCCGCCGGCGACGGCGTCACGCGGGGCGAGAAACGCCGGGTCGCCCTCGGCGACGGCCGGCGGCTCGGATGCCCGATCCAGCCGTTCGTCGCGGTTCGCGGCCACGACGAGCGGCGCGTCGGCGAACGCGCGCCAGGCGAAGGTCAGCGTACACACACCCGCGATACGTGCGGCGGACCAATAGGTGTGCTGTTCGAGTCGGGCGGGAATCGGGGGACCGTTCAAGGCCCCGCCGGCCGAAGACGAACCCGAGATGTACGACCGCATCCTCGTTCCCACCGACGGAAGCGACGGCACGCTCCAGGCGCTCGAACACGCACTCGACATCGCGGCCACGCGCGAGGCGACGGTCCACGCGCTGTCCGTGGTCGACCGACGCCTCTATTTAGCTGCCGGCGAGGAACAGAAGCCCGAACTCAAGGCGTCGCTGGAGGACGACGCCCGCGGGGCCGTCGACCGAGTCGCCGACGCCGCGGCCGACGCCGGCGTCGACTGCGAGACGACCGTCCGCGACGGGATTCCCTACCGGGCGATCCTCGACTACGCCGAGGACTCGGACGTCGATCTGATCGTGATGGGCACCCACGGGCGGTCGGGGCGGGACAAGCTCGCGAACCTCGGCAGCGTCACCGAACGCGTCGTCGAGAACACCGACAAGCCCATCCTGGTCGTGCGGATGATCGACGACGAGTAGGGTCGGCCGCCGCCAGCCGGGTCCGCGCGATCGGCGATTCCGGCGGGGATTTATATACGATCGCGGGGCCAGACGCCCCGTGACGTAGAATTCACCCCGCGTCGGGTCGCGGTTGCTCGGCACGTCGACGCGGGCGCAGCCGTGCCGACTGTTCGCCTTTTCGCCGCAGCGCTCTCTGTCGGCTACTCGGCCTCTACTTCCGGCGCTCCTTCGCCCCGCTCAGTCGTGTCTAAAGCACCGCCGCCCGGTGAACACCATCGGCACGTCGTGGGCGTCGCAGGCGGCGATGACATCCTCGTCGTTGACCGAGCCGCCGGGCTGGATCACCGCCTCGACGCCGGCGTCGATCGCCTCCTCGACGCCGTCGGGGAACGGGAAGAAGGCGTCGGAGGCCATCACCGCGCCCTCGGGGCTCTTGCCCTCGGCGTGTTCGTCGGCCTTCATCGCCGCGAGCCGGACGGCGTCGACCCGCGAGACCTGGCCCATTCCGACGCCGACGGTCTCGGTCCCGTCGGCGAAGACGATGCCGTTGGACTTCACGTGCTTGAGCACCTTCCAGGCGAACAGCATCGTCTCCAGCTGCTCGTCGGTCGGCTGGGTGTCGGTGGCGATCTCGACGTCCTCGCGGTCGGGCGCCCAGCGGTCGCGCTCCTGGACGAGTCGGCCGCCGACGAGCCGCTTCTCGGTGAGCGCGTCGGTCCGCTCGCCGAGCGACCCGACGTCGAGGACGCGGAGGTCGTCCTTCGCACGGAGGACGTCGAGCGCCGCGTCCGTGTAGCCCGGCGCGACCACGACCTCCTTGAACGAGTCGACGATCTCCTCGGCGGTCGCCGCGTCGCACTCGCGGTTCAGCGCGACAATTCCTCCAAAGGCGCTCATCGGGTCCGTCGCGAGCGCGTCGGCGTAGGCGTCCGCGAGCGTGTCGGCCGTCGCACAGCCCGCGGGGTTGGTGTGTTTGATCACCGCCGCCGCCGGCTCGTCGTCGGCGAACTCCTTGATCAGGTTCAGGGCCGCGTCGGCGTCGTTGTAGTTGTTGTACGAGAGGCCCTTCGCGCCCTCGTTCAGCTGCGGCGCGCCGACGACGCTCGCTTCCGTGTCGGCGGCGTCGGCGTAGACCGCGGCGTCCTGGTGGGGGTTCTCGCCGTAGCGCAGTTCGGCCACGCGGTCGTTCGAGACGACGCGTCGCTCGGGGAAGTCGCCGCCGTCGTCGCCCTCGACCGAGACGGTGAGCTCGCCGTCCCGCTCCGAGACGTCGAGACGCCCTTGGGCGAACCACCGCACGGCGCGCGGGTACGCCGTGAACTCGGCGTCGTAGAGGACGCGCGACTTCAGCGACTCAGCGTTGTCGTCGCCGTAGACCGGCACCGACTCCTGGGTGACGACCGGCCCGGCGTCGACCTCCTCGGTGACGACGTGGACGGTGCAGCCGGTCACGCTGACGCCGGCGTCGAGCACCTGCTCGTGGGCGTCGTCGCCGGGGAACGACGGCAGCAGCGACGGGTGAACGTTGAGGACCGTCGGCGTCGCTTCCAGGAACGTGTCGGTGAGGATCCGCATATAGCCGTCCAGACAGATCAGGTCGAAGTCGTAGCTCGACAGCGCATCGAGGATCCGCCGCTCGTGGTCCGCGCGCGACTCGTCCTCGCCGCGCTCGACGACTTCCGTGGGAATGCCGCGCTCGGCGGCGGCGTCGAGGACGGGCGCGCCCTCGTGGTTCGCGAGGACGACGCCAAGCTCGGCGCCGCCGGGCGCTCGCTCGTCGATGTGCAGGAGGTTTCGGCCGCGGTTGCTCGCTAGGCCGGCGATCGTGGTCATACCTGAGCCCCCTCGCGCGGGTAGTAAGTCAGTTGCGGTCTCCCCGAGGTGAGTATGCACGGACGCGGATAGCGTACTCGGAAAACGGGCTGAAACACACCGGATCTATGCACGGGAATGGGATACCCACCGCCACCGCTTCGACACGCTTTTTTAGCGGACGGCGGAGTCTCTCCGTATGCAGGACCTCTCCCGTTCCGACCCGCTCGCGGCCGTGTCGCCGCTCGACGGACGGTACGCGGGCCGCACCGAACCGCTCGTCCCGTACGCCAGCGAGGCGGCGCTGATGCGGGCCCGACTCCGTGTCGAAGTCGAGTACCTGATCGCGCTCGCGGACCTCGATGCGACGCCCCTGTCGCTTTCGGACGCCGAGCGCGCGGACCTCCGCGCCGTCGTCGACGGCTTCGACGGCGAGGACGCGCGGCTGATCAAGCGGCTGGAGACCGAGGGCGCCGAGGGGTACAGCGCGACCAACCACGACGTGAAGGCCGTCGAGTACTTCCTGCGGACCCGAGTCGAGGAGGCGGTCCACCCGTGGATCCACTTCGGGCTCACCTCCGAGGACGTCAACAACCTCGCGCACCGACTGCTCGCCAAGCCGGCCGTCGAGGAGGTGCTCTTGCCCGCGCTCGCGTCCGTCCGCGACGAACTGGAGTCGCTGGCGCGCGAGTACCGCGACACGCCGATGCTCGCGCGGACGCACGGCCAGCCCGCGACGCCGACCACCTTCGGCAAGGAGATGGCCGTCTACGCCGCCCGGCTCGGACGGGCGATGGGCCGCGTCGCCGACGCCGCGTCCGGCCTCTCGGGCAAGCTCGCCGGCGCCTCGGGGACGTACGCGGCCCACGTCGCCGCCTACCCGGACGTCGACTGGCGCGCGTTCTCCCGCGATTTCGTGACCGGGCTGGGGCTGGAACACACCGCTCTCTCGACGCAGGTGAACCCCTGCGACGACCTCGCGGCGCTGTTCGACGCGCTCCGCGGCGTCAACAACGTCCTCCTGGACCTCGACCGCGACGTCTGGCTCTACGTCTCCGACCGGTACCTCGGCCAGGAGGCCGAGGAGGGCGAGACCGGCTCGTCGACGATGCCGCACAAGGTGAACCCGATCGACTTCGAGAATTCGGAGGGAAACCTCTCGAAGGCGAATTCGGACCTCCAGTTCCTCGCGGACTACGTCACCACCTCGCGGCTCCAGCGCGACCTCTCCGACTCGACGGTGAAGCGCAACGTCGGCGCGGCGTTCGCCCACTGCCTGATCGGCTACGGAAAGACAGAGACCGGGTTAGGAAAGGTCGTCCCCAACGAGCGGGTGATGCGCGAGGACCTCGACGCCCACCCGGAACTCATCGGCGAGGCGGTCCAGACCATCCTCCGGCGCGAGGGCGACACCGAGGCCTACGAGCGCGTCAAGGAACTCACCCGCGGCCGCGAGGTGACCCTGGCGGACTTCCGCGACCTCTTCGAGGACCTCGACGTCGACGAGTCGGTCCGGGAGGAACTCCGCGCGCTCTCGCCGGCCGAGTACGTCGGCGTCGCCGACGCGCTCGTCGACGAACTCGACTGATGCCGGGCTCTTGCGATCGCCCCTTTATCTTAACTCGAAAAGGAATAAATCTTTTATCGGCTCGGGAGAGAGGAGCCTGTATGAACGCGATCGCGGTCGAACGCGGGGGGGAGAGACCGGTCGTCGTCGACACCGCACGGCCGACGCCCGCGCCCGGCGAGGCGCTCGTCCGGACGCTCCGGGTCGGGGTCGACGGGACCGACCAGGAGGTCATCGCCGGCGGCCACGGCGGCTTCCCGGCGGACGCCGACCACCTGATTCTGGGTCACGAGGCCGTCGGCGTCGTCGAGGACGCCGGCGACACGCGGTTTTCCCCCGGTGACGTCGTGGTGCCGACCGTCCGGCGGCCGCCAGGCGAGTCCAACGAGTACTTCGACCGCGGCGAGCCCGATATGGCGCCCTCGGGCGAGTACTACGAGCGCGGGATCGAGGGCGCACACGGATTTATGTCCGAGTACTTCACGAGCCCCGGCGAGTACCTGGTGTCGCTGCCGCGCGAGCTCGCCGACGTCGGGTTTCTCGTCGAACCGCTCTCGGTCGCGGAGAAGGCGATCGAGCTCGCCGCCGCCGCCCGCTCGTCGTTCGATTGGGCGCCCGAGTCCGCGCTCGTCCTGGGCAACGGGAGCCTCGGGCTCCTCACGCTGGCGCTCCTCCGGGACCGCCACGACTACGAGCGGCTCTACTGCCTCGGTCGCCGCGACCGCCCCGATCCCACGATCGACATCATCGAGGAACTGGGCGCGACCTACGTCGACTCCCGGGAGACGCCGGTGGAGGCGGTTGCCGACGCCCACGAGCCGATGGACCTCGTCTACGAGGCCACCGGGTACGCGAAACACGCCTTCGCGACGGTCGAGGCGCTCGCGCCGAACGGGGTCGGCGCGCTCCTCGGCGTCCCCGAGCCTTGGGAGTTCGAGATCGACGGCGGCCGCCTCCACCGCGAGATGGTCCTGGAGAACAAGGCGCTCGTCGGGAGCGTCAACTCGAACGTGCGGCACTTCGAGGCGGCCGTCGAGGCGCTCGGGACGCTCCCGGAGTGGTTCTGCGACGCGCTCGTCACCGGCGTCTACGGTCTCGGGGACTTCGAGTCGGCGTTCGTCGACGACGACACCACTATAAAAACCGCCGTCCAATTCAGCGCGTATGAAGAACGTTGACGATCTCATCGCCAGCGCGGCCGAACTCGCCGAGCGTGGGCTCTCGAAGGGCGAGATCGCGGACGAACTGAACGTCTCCAGGGAGACCGCGAGCTGGCTCGTCGAGCGGAGCGGCTCGACGGGATACGAAGAGCCGGACCAGCCCGACGCGGAGACGACCGGCGCGAGCGGGCCGCACGACATCCACGTCGACTGGAGCGCCGTCGGCCGGGACTCGACCCGCCTCACCCAGATCGGGCGCGCGATGGCCGACCTCCTGTTGAAGGAGGGCGAGGAGGTCGATCTCACCATCGGCATCGAGAAGGCGGGCGCGCCGCTGGCGACGGTCGTCGCGAGCGAACTCGATACGGATCTCGGCTCCTACGCGCCGGCGAAACACCAGTGGGAGGAAGGCGATATCGAGGAGCTCGGCGGGTCGTTCTCCCGGAACTTCGCGCAGATCCGCGACCGCGAGTGCTACGTCGTCGACGACACGATCACCTCCGGGACGACGATGCGCGAGACGGTCGAGTCGATCCGCGAGGAGGGTGGCGACCCGGTCGCCTGCGTCGTGATCGTCGACAAGCAGGGCATCGACGAGATCGAGGGGGTCCCCGTCTACTCGCTCATCGACGTCGTGCGCGTCGGCGAGGAGTGACCCGCCTTCCCCGGCCTCCCCGTCCCCGACGGTCGCCGACGCAACCCATTTGACTGCGGACCGCCTACGGGTCGGTATGACGTTCCAGCCCGATTCGGACCTGTCCGACGACGAAGTGCAGTCCCGGGTCGACGAGGCCATCGAGTCCAACGACGTGGTCCTGTTTATGAAGGGGAACCGACTGATGCCCCAGTGCGGCTACTCCCAGCGCGCGGTGAACCTCATCTCCCAGTACGAAGAGGAGTTCGAGACGATCGACGTCCTCCCCGCGCTCGATCAGTACCGGGCGGCGCTCGAATCCCACAGCGGCTGGGAGACGATCCCGCAGACGTACGTCGACGGGGAGTTCATCGGCGGCAGCGACATCCTCGCGGAACTCGACGAGCGCGGCGAGCTCGAAGCGACGCTCCAGGCGTAGGGGAGGCGTCCGACCGGAGCGGTCCGTCCCGCCCAGTTACCAGATAGCAGAGACCCTATAAGCCCCCGGCCCGTACCATCACGCAGGTACCGACGTCGCGTCGCGTCCGTCTCGTACGGGTACCATCCAACCACCATAACTATGTCAGGCCGCGTATTCCGACTTCACTCGACACTTGAACTGCCCCTCGAAGAGGTCGAAGAGTACCTGAACGGTGACCCGGACCTGCCCCCCGAGGTCGACGACGTCGAGGTGACCCGTCGCAACAACACGCTCATTCTCAAGGCCGTCGCCGCCGAGGACGACCTGAGCAAGTACACGCCGACGGCACAGCTGAAAGCCAGCATCACGGAAAACCGCGTCTACGAGGAGGAGCCGCCGCGCGCCGGCGCGCCCCGCTGGGAGGAAGAAGAAGAGGAGATCCCCTCAGAGCTCGTCGAGTTCGCCTGCTTCAAGGGCGACCGCGAGACCGTCCTCCAGAACACCGCCCTCCAGTATCCGATGTTCCTCGTCCTCCGCGAGATCGCGCTCCTCGCCGAGAAGGGGACGCTCACGGCGATCACTGAGGTCGACGACGAACTCGAAGCCCACCGGATCGTCGAGGGCGAAGAGCGCCCGGCGAGCATCGAAGTCGTCGAGAATCCGTCCCAGAGCGAGGGCGGCTCGAACGGCGTGAACTGGCGCGACAACAAATTCATCTCGGACTGATTCTGCGGCGACTCGACGCCCCGTTCGCGCGAGCGACGTGCGGAACGCGAGCGCAGAACCGCAGAGCCGCAGGACCCTTCAGCGCCGATCGGCCTTGTACGGGGCCTTCGCGACGGTCGCGGAGATCTCCGTTTCGACGTGGCGCTCGACGCTCTTGTTCCCGGAGCCGTCGGCCTCGCCCCAGGTGAGCGTGACCTCAGTACCGGGTTCGGCGTACTCGGTGTCGAGGAGGGCCAGCGAGAGCATCTCCCGGTGGTTGTAGATGTAGCTCATCCACTTCGAGACGCCGACGTGCTCGCCGTCCTTCGTCACTTCGTCGTAGTGGCACGCCGACGAGCGCGGCGCCGGCATATCCATAAATTTGTGCGTCTCGCCCTCGCGGAAGAGCGACGCGAAGACGTCGACGACGTCGTCGTCGTCCCACACCAGCGTGACCTTCTTCCGGTCGGGATCGTCGATCTCCTCTTCGAGGGCCGCCTTGCCGACGAAGTCGTGGTCGAAGTCGACGATGTGGTCGTAGCCGACCTCGATCGGCGTGACGTAGTAGTCCTCGATGTCCTCGGAGTCGAAGCTCCCGCCGATGGAGATGAGCCCGCGCCGGAGGTCGAGCCACTCGCGGAAGTCCCGCATCTCCTCGCCGGTGTAGATCGCCGGCACCGGCAGCGGGAGCCACCCCAGGACGGTGTTGGCGCTCTGGTAGCTCTTCGAGCCGAGCCGGCGGATTCCGTACTCCTCGCCGGCGTCGAGGATCGTTTCCCGGACCGCGTCGCCGTCGTCGTAGTCGCCCCAGAACTCGAAGCCGGCCTCGCCGGCCATCCCGTGGCGGAGGAGGTAGGCGTCGACGCCGTCGATCGAGACCTCCGCGAAGCGGAAGAAGCCGAGGTCGGGGATGTCGCCGTCGAGCGCTTCCTCCATCACGGCGACCGCGTCGGGGCCCTGGACCTGGAACCGGAAGTTCTCGGGGTCGTCGCCGGTCGCGACCGGCCGCGGCTGCATCTCGACGTCGACGTCGTAGTCGCCTGTTTCTGCCTGGTAGTCGAGCCAGTTGTGAGCGGCTGCGGCGCCGACGCTGAGGAAGCGGTCTTCGGCCTCGCGGAAGAGGATGGCGTCGCCGATGAGGTAGCCGTCGGGGTTGGGGACGACGAGCTGTTTCGCCTGCCCGACGTCGAACTGACTGAAGTCGTTGACGGCGTATTCGGCGTAGAGGTCGACGGCCTCGCGGCCCTGGATCCGCAGGTCCGTCATGTGGTACGACTGGTCGGCGAACGCGACGCTCTCCTGCCAGGCGCGCTGTTCTTCGATCCAGTGGGTGAACTCGTCCGGGAGGTCTGTGAACTGCGCCAGTCCGAGGTCCCGGAGGAGACTCACGGGGCTCTCTGCGGACTGGATCGCGTCCTCTAGCGTGCGGTCTGACATCGGAACTCACGCGGTACTCGGTAGATATTCACATAATAGTTTACGATACTGGTGCGAGAGTCCCGAAGGCGTCGGATATCCGTGGCTTCGTTTACTCGCGGCCGAATACGGACGGCGGCAGTATACTTATTTCGACCCCACGGTTTGATTGGGACTGCCAATGACTCGCACGACGGGGTGGGACGCCGATGAGTGACGCACAGTCGGACATCCGGGCGTACACCCTCAGACTGGAGCTGATCGACGAGCCGGGCGAACTCCTCCGGTCGCTCCGGCCGATCGCGGACAACGGCGGGAACCTCCTGTCGATCTTCCACGAGCGGGGCAACGTCACCCCGCGCGGGCACATCCCCGTCGAGGTCGACGTCGAGGCGACGCCGGACCGCTTCGAGAAGATCATCGACGACCTCCGCGACGCCGGGATCAACGTGATCCAGGCCGGCACCGAGCGGTACAGCGAGGGCCTCACGGTGATCCTCTCGGGGCACGTCATCGACACCGACCTCTCGGACACGCTCTCGCGCATCCAGGAGTCGGCGAACGCGTCGGTGACGGATCTCTCGATCTCCGCGCCCGAAGGCACGAGCGACGTCTCCAGCGCCCGCATTCGCATCGGCGCCGAGCGCGGCGCGACCGAGGACGTCCTCACCAAGATCCGCCGGATCGCCGACGAGAAGGACCTCCGGCTGGTAGAGCCGCTCAAAACAGTGTAACAGCGCAAAAAGCGAAAATCGACGACTGACGCCGTCGCGGCCGCCTTCTCAGTTCGGGAGCGTCAGCTCGGAGGGAACGGTGACGTCGTCCTCGACGGCCTCGATCCGTTCGAGGTTCGTCCCGGCGATCCGCGTCGACTCGACGAGCGCCCGGAGCTTGCCCAGCGGGATCTGTCCCGGGGCGTACTCGCTGTCGTCGTCGAGGAGCGGCGCGTAGCCGAGCTTAGAGCCGTAGACGTGTCCGATGGCGCGGGTGTGGCTGCCGATCTCGCCCATCGCGATGCCGGCGGCGTCGATACCCGCCTCGGTGGCCTCCCGGAGCACGTCAAGCAGCGTCAGCGTGTCCGAGAGGTCCTTCGGGTAGACCGCGACCTTCGCGATGTCGCCGTAGCCCGCGCACTGGTCGATGATCGCGGTGAGGACGTCCTCGTCCGGCGTCGTCTCGAAGTCGTGGTGTGAGATGATCAGGCGGACGTCGTTCTCGCGGAACTCCTCGAGGATCCACTCCTTCGCCCGCGCGGTTTCGAGCTCGATGTCGACGTACGCGACGTCGTCGAACCGAGAAGCCGCGAAAAGCGTGTCCAATCGCCCTTGGTCCCGCGCCTTGCCGCCGAACCACTGATTGCGGTTCGTCGCGATGATCGGAAGCTCGCCGTCGTAGGATTCCAGTTGTTCGATCGGATTTTCCGCCTTGTCCATACGAAATTCGACGATGTCTGCTTTCCCTCGGGCGTCTTTCTCCCGTGTGAGGTCGTTTGTTGTGGCCGCGAGGGCGAAGCCGTCGATCTTCATTGTCACGCCGTAGCATCCAGGTGCATATAAATTTGGCCATCAGGCCGTTCACGGCACGTTCTGGCGAATTCGACGCGGCCGCTATGCTGACAAAATACCAGAATTAAATTTGTAACAGATAAGAAACCTAAAAATAGTTTGAAAAGATAGAAAGGGCTTAATAGAGTACTAAATGCAGTAGAAACTAAAATAGAATACTCAGATTACTGTTTTGTACACTAAAATACTGTTTAAATTACTGAAACGGGTGCCGCCTCACTTCGTCGTCATACAGCCACGGCCCGGCCGGCTCACGAGTAGGTGAGCGACCACTCGCGATTGAGCAGCCAGTCGTCGAGCTTTCCGAGCGGGTCGTCGTAGACGTGGCTCCCGTGACTCACGAGGACGGTCTCGATGTCGTACTCGAACAAGCGGCCCAGATTCCGTTCGGCGGCCGCGTGGCCAGCGTCGGCGAACTCCGCGGCCGGGGGGACGAGATACCCCGCGGGGAGTCCGCGCCGATCGGACCCCTCCAGGACGTCGCCGGCGATCAGAACCCCCTCGTCTTCGAGGAGGAAACTGCTGTTCGCGGCGGTGTGTCCCGGGACCTGGATCACGCGAACTCCGCCGTCGAGGCGCTCGTCGTGGCTGAAGTGGTGGTCGGCGTCGTAGTCGAGCGCGTCGTAGAATCCCTTGCAGCCGCCCGGCACGAGGAGTTCGGGATCGAACGCCTCCATCAGCGCGGGCACGCCGCCGAAGTGTCCCTCGTCGCCGTGGGAGACGATCAGCCGATCGACCCCGCCGTACTCGGATTCGAGGGTGGAGACGACGTCCTCGCCGTCGTCGGGGAATCCGGCGTCGATGACGGTGACGTCGCCGGCGGGCCGGTCTTCGAGCACGAACACGCGGACGTGATCTAACTGCACGACACCCACGCCGTCTGCTGGACTCTCGACTGACATACACCGTTCCGTCGTCGGCTTGTATATATAAACCCACCCTCCGGTTTTCATCTGCTGGTAGTGACGTGGGAAGACGGCGCTCCAGCGTTTCAACATCGTTGAATCTGAGATCGCACAGTCCTTGCTTTGAATAACATACGTACATATGTTATTGAATCCGAGACGCCCGCCTGTTCGCCGACAGTATTTCGACATTGTTGAAACACGCATCAAAACCCCCGGAATTCGGATCTCGACAGCGTGGGGCGCGACGGGACGGCGAACGAACGATCGGTCTCCGTCAAAATTATGTAGTAGATCGACCCAGTTTCAGGCGAGATGACCGTCAGCAACGTCGTCGAGGACATCGACCAGATTCAGTTCGAACACGTCCGCGTGTTCGTCCTGCAGAACCAACCCGAGGACGGCCAAGTCACGCTCGTCGACACCGCGTTCGAGGAGAACGGGGCCGAACTCGTCGAGACGCTCGAATCCGAGTACGGCCGCGTCGACCGCGTCATCCTCACCCACGGCGACCACGGACACCACGGGGGGCTGGAGCACGTCGTCGAGGCGTTCGACCCCGAGATCGCGATGCCCGCGGACGAGACGAAGCTCTACGAGCACTTCGACGAACTCGGCATCGAGATCGAGCCCGACGTCGCCTACGAGGACGGCGACCTCCTCGATGGCAACATCCGCGTGATTCAGGTGCCCGGCCACACCGAGGCGACCTCCGCGCTCCTCTTAGAGGACCGTAACATCCTGATCTCGGGCGACGTGCTCGACGGCGCCGACCGCGGCGGGCTCCCGGCGGGCTACCTCCTGCCGCCGCCGGCGCTGTTCAACGCGAACCACGAGGACGCCGAGCTGAACCTCTATAACCTCCTGCAGTACGACTTCGAGACGCTGCTCGTCTTCCACGGCTCGCACGTCTTCGAGGACCCGAAGGGCAAGCTCGACGACTTCCTCGTCGAGCGCGAGTGGAACGAGTGGGACCCGCGGACCGACTGAAGCGGCCTCTCGGACAACCGAAGTCGGGCCGAGAATACGATCGAGCGTTCGGTGGGCCTGCGGAACTGCTGCGGGCTCGATGCCGCCTTATTCTTCGCGCAGTACGGAGACGTC
This is a stretch of genomic DNA from Halobellus sp. MBLA0158. It encodes these proteins:
- a CDS encoding MBL fold metallo-hydrolase; this translates as MSVESPADGVGVVQLDHVRVFVLEDRPAGDVTVIDAGFPDDGEDVVSTLESEYGGVDRLIVSHGDEGHFGGVPALMEAFDPELLVPGGCKGFYDALDYDADHHFSHDERLDGGVRVIQVPGHTAANSSFLLEDEGVLIAGDVLEGSDRRGLPAGYLVPPAAEFADAGHAAAERNLGRLFEYDIETVLVSHGSHVYDDPLGKLDDWLLNREWSLTYS
- a CDS encoding MBL fold metallo-hydrolase, whose translation is MTVSNVVEDIDQIQFEHVRVFVLQNQPEDGQVTLVDTAFEENGAELVETLESEYGRVDRVILTHGDHGHHGGLEHVVEAFDPEIAMPADETKLYEHFDELGIEIEPDVAYEDGDLLDGNIRVIQVPGHTEATSALLLEDRNILISGDVLDGADRGGLPAGYLLPPPALFNANHEDAELNLYNLLQYDFETLLVFHGSHVFEDPKGKLDDFLVEREWNEWDPRTD
- a CDS encoding type I 3-dehydroquinate dehydratase encodes the protein MDKAENPIEQLESYDGELPIIATNRNQWFGGKARDQGRLDTLFAASRFDDVAYVDIELETARAKEWILEEFRENDVRLIISHHDFETTPDEDVLTAIIDQCAGYGDIAKVAVYPKDLSDTLTLLDVLREATEAGIDAAGIAMGEIGSHTRAIGHVYGSKLGYAPLLDDDSEYAPGQIPLGKLRALVESTRIAGTNLERIEAVEDDVTVPSELTLPN